A region of the Chitinispirillum alkaliphilum genome:
ATTCCGGAACTGCCGAGTTTCGTTTAATTAAAGGTCTTGAATGGAAAATCGAGCACTGGAAAGATATTCCCTATGATGAGAGCAATCCTTTTTTCAAATAGCAGATCTCTTTTTTCACTGTTAAAAAGAGCCGCCGTAGTAATGATCATGTTATGTATTTCATGCGATCAGCTTTTTTTCCCTCCAACAGGTGTGCCTAGTTCAGCACCCAGGATGCGCAGTACCCCTCAGGGGCTAATCGATCAGCTGATGAGGTCTTATGAGGAAAAGAGGGTTGATTTATTTGAGGATCTTCTCCCAAGAAACGGGACTTTTAGATTCTACGTATCATCTAATTTCGCCTCTATATACTCAACCCGCTCATATATTACCTATGAGCCAGAAATCGCAAAGTACAATTTTGTCGATGGCCTCACTCACTACTATTACTGGGGGCAGGCTGATGAGGTTTCCAGACACAGAAACCTGTTCTCACAAGTGGAAATGATCGAATTTTCTGAGCCGATAATTCATGATGATCTGGTATACACAGTTACAGAAGATAACGACACAACTCACGTTGAAGTACTAATGACAACAGGAGTGTTAAGGGTACATCTGGCCAATCAGATCTTTTCAACTGAAATCGAGCGTCAGGTGTTTTTTCTGGAGCGGGACAAAGAAGGCCTATGGGTCATTCGTGATTGGTTTGATCTTGGCAATGCCCCAAACTGATATTTGTTGAGTCAAATACAGGTGCGTATTATTTGAATTCAGACCTGTTCACTTCTTCCTGAAAATTCTGATTTTTTAATTGCGAAAGTATACTGATAAATAAATCGATCAATAGTTTTGATTTTCCGGGAAAAGCTGCTTTGGCACTGTTTAACAGTGCAATATCTTCAGGGTAAAATGAGCCAAGTGAAACAGAGCATGCCAGATATGTAATAAAGCCAGCTGAAACAGACATTGCTAACCCCAAAACAGAGGCATCCTTTTCAATTGTCAGCACCATTACCATGCTCATGATTATGGTTGAAAACAGAATTTTAAACAGCGGGACGAAAGGATAGTTAAGTTTCATTGTTCGGCAGGTGTATATAAGTCCTCCAATTGAGCCCATGAGGGAGATAGTTGCGTAAGAGAACGCAGCTCCAAGTGCACCGAAAGATCTGATGAGAAAGAAATTTATGACTATATTCAATACAGCCAGTATAGAACCATATTTGAAAATGAACTGCTGTTTCTCGTAACCGTAAAGTATGGCGGAGCCAGGCTGTGAAAGACTGGTTATTGCTGAGACGATAAAGATTATTTGCAGTACTCTCTGAGCTCCAAGGAATTCATATCCATACAGATATTTTATTAATTCAAACGACAGAATAGCACCAGCAGCACCAATAGGAAAAGTGAAAAATGCAAGATATCTGGTAGACAAATTGAAAACCTTTTTCATTTTTCTGCTGTCCCCGGATCCAAAATATCCCGACATTGCAGGGAAAAGGACTTTCCAGAAAGTTAACGGAAGAATTGTGACGAATTTTCGGGCCAGGTTGTAACCAAGATTGTAATAACCCAGCTCTACAGAACTGCTATACCGTCCCAAAAAGAAATTTTCACTTTTATCCCATACAACTTTATCACACATAAGGATCAGCAGAACGCTTCTATTATATCTACTGATTCTACCTTTAACCTCTTTGGAAAGTGGTGTTCCCCGGCCTTTGAACATACCTTCACGCCGAAGTACACAAAAATAAAAAGCTACGTTGACGAAAGAAAAGATAAGCATCACCATCATTAAACCGGGAATTCCTTTTCCGGTGTAAAGAACATAAGCTTTGGATGCAAATGAGAGAGGAGTGATAATAAGATTAGAAATTGTAAAGTATTCAAATTTTTGAATGCCTTCAATTGTTGCGGAAAATATTGCGGTTAGAATTCCAGGTACTATGCCTATAAATGCAAGCAAAAAGTATATAGACTCATTGGGAGTAAAAAAGAAATTTGATATGCTACTTCGAAAAAACAAGAGCAGAATCGTGATGGGAATTGAAAGGACAACTTCAATTTTCATTATGAAAAGTATTAATGGAAGACAATTTTTATCTTCATCTTTACCTTTGAATTCTGCGATGAATTTGGTCGTGGCATGAATAAGTCCCATACCCAGTATCCATACAAATGTACCGGTTACCCATAAGACCAGGTTGTATATACCATAATTTGATGGTCCGAGCTGACGGGCTACCCAGATTGAAATAAACCATGTTCCAAGCATCAGAACTGTATTGTTTATCAGAACCATCAGTGAGTTTTTTATTAATCTTTTACCTTCTTTAGAACTCACTTTTTGATCCTGTGTGAATAATTGTAAAAATCAAATGCTTTTTCATAAATAATCTTACTTTCAAATTTGGCACTTGTCTTTAGAGTGGAGTTTGTTCCTAGTTTTTTTACTAATTCAGGATTATCCAACATCTTTTTCATCATTAACAAGAGAGATTCAATATCACCAGTCTCAAAGAGAATACCATCTTCTTTGTCATTTATCATTTCTGTATATCCACCGCAATCTGACGCACATACGGCGACTCCAGAGGCCATCGCTTCCATGCAGGCATATGGAAAATTTTCCCATAAAGAGGGGAAAAATGCAACAGATGATTTCCTCAGATAGGAAGGGATATCGTGATGTGGAACACCTGGGATCCATGTCACATCATTCTCCAGGTCATTAACTCTTATCAGTGATTCAATATAGTCACCATACTTTTCTTTGTTCGGTAATACACCAAACGGACGCCCGATGAGTAGAAGTGGAGGTGGTGTTCTTATTTCCTTTAAACGAGTATAGGCTTGTAACAGTATATGCACACCTTTTAAATACTCTACTCTTCCTGTGTAAATCCAGTATTTTTTCTCATTTTTGCCCTTGAAATCATTAGTTTTGATGGGGTTAGGATACACTGAGATATTTTTAAGGTGCCATTCATTTCCCAAACGTTGAGCCAGAGCCTTTGATGGTGAAGAGACACGAAAGGAATTCATTGCAGTATATTTTTCGAGATGCATGCTAAAATAAATGTCAAGTATATGTTCTTTGATATTGTCAATTTTTCTAATCATCGCCCATGGGGTATGAAGTCTGGTGAAGCAGGGAAGATTATTCCTTACGAAATAAAAACCTTCAGCTCCGCATTCAGGAAATTCGATTACATCCAA
Encoded here:
- a CDS encoding Glycosyl transferase, group 1; the encoded protein is MHILYISSEYPPETGYGGIGTYVKYISEIFASNGHNVYVISRSETGTGYKKIQNGVTIYRIPVLPYALPQHRAFYLFRKLCYKTIPHTLNRLAWAKSAWLAYKNVFSSIDLDVIEFPECGAEGFYFVRNNLPCFTRLHTPWAMIRKIDNIKEHILDIYFSMHLEKYTAMNSFRVSSPSKALAQRLGNEWHLKNISVYPNPIKTNDFKGKNEKKYWIYTGRVEYLKGVHILLQAYTRLKEIRTPPPLLLIGRPFGVLPNKEKYGDYIESLIRVNDLENDVTWIPGVPHHDIPSYLRKSSVAFFPSLWENFPYACMEAMASGVAVCASDCGGYTEMINDKEDGILFETGDIESLLLMMKKMLDNPELVKKLGTNSTLKTSAKFESKIIYEKAFDFYNYSHRIKK